ttttattcgtAAATAAGTATGCTGATCATGCATATGGAACAGCTCTTTCCAAACCTTCACAAGGTGGTCTTTTTAGATGATGATATCGTGATTCAGCGTGATTTGTCTCCACTTTGGGAAATTGACCTTGGAGGAAAGGTTAATGGAGCCGTTCAAACTTGTAAAGGTGAAGATGACTGGGTAATGTCTAAGCATTTCAGGAACTACTTCAATTTTTCCCATCCCCTCGTAGCAAATAATTTGGACCCTGATGAATGCGCATGGGCTTATGGTATGAATATATTTGATCTTCGTGCTTGGAGGAAGACAAATATAAGAGAAACATACCATTCTTGGCTTAGAGAGGTAAATGAAGTATTCAGTTTTACTTACAAACTTTTATACTTTTGTTTATACATACATGTTGCATTCTCCCCTCCTATTATGTATTTTTAAGTGTGCATGATGAAGGAACTGAAAACATTGACACTCGGAAATAGAATATCATCTATCTGCAGGAGTGTCTATGCCAAAAAATTTCCATCTGAAACTTAATCTAATTGCTTTCATTCCTTATCCATTGAGGTGACCCTAACCTTGTTATATGCTCCTTTTAGGCTCTGGGGTTAGTGGATAGATGAAGCTTTTCCCTGGGTGATGTTTTCgaagatatataattaatacaGTTTAGGGTGCATCCTTTCACAGTCAACTTAAGAACTTTTTGTCTGGATTTCGCAAAATGTCAGTTAAGTTTGCTTTGAATTCACTTAGATGAtgaaaattttaagcttttgaccTGTTATATAACCCCTTCACGCGGAAAAATTCTGGTGGGATGACAACGTATTAATGAACTCTGATGTTTCAACATGGACCTGAATTTTATTCAATActgaaattttaaaagttcatTGCTTTTCTGTGAGAGTTCATTGTTGATTGGATTTCATAGAGTTCGCAATTTTACATCTTAGTGTTTAAGTAAATAACAGGTGTGGTGCCATCATTTAACTTTGATTCTGGGTTTTTCTGTGGCAGAATCTGAAGTCAAATTTGACAATGTGGAAGCTTGGAACCTTACCACCCGCTTTGATTGCATTTAGAGGTCATGTTCATCCTATTGACCCGTCGTGGCACATGCTCGGCTTGGGTTATCAGAATAGCACCAACATTGATAGTGTCAAAAGGGCTGCAGTTATCCACTACAATGGCCAGTCAAAACCATGGCTGCAGATTGGCTTTGAGCATCTCCGACCATTTTGGACCAAGTACGTCAATTACTCCAATGATTTTATAAAGAACTGCCACATCTTGGAATCTTAGTCGACCAACTAGTGGAGCTCTAAACAGAGAGGGGCAGGAAAAGACCCAAGTGATACAGGTTTACTATTAAGTCTTTTGTGGATCGAAATTCTTGTCAAGATATATTTGAGAAGACAAGCAGAAAATTGGCCAAAAGGGCAAATCTTTCACGGTCCAGATTGACTGTCATCCCGGTATTGTTGCAGACAAGGACTGCCACCACTAGCACGGCATGTGATTCATTCTTTCAATCTGTAACATAGCAATCCGtcctttattttttggttgagaAAAAGGATAACTATAATTGGTCTTCCGTCAGGGGAGTCTTCTTCTTGCCTGATTTCTTAGAgcataatatgaaataaagtgAACAAATATACAAGAAGGTACTGATGTTAATGCCGTCATCTTGATTGGTGCAAGGAAGACGAAGGCTAGGACAGATCTTCTGTGAGGCTCCCCAATTATTAGCCCGGGAATGTTAAtttcccttcattttttttcctttcttttttcctttgttgttttcatttttgttagtacccattttttcccctttcattTGATGATATCATGATGGTGAATCTTAGGGTAGGTCATGAGATTGCTTTGTTACAGATCATATTCAAGGAAGAACTTTTTCTTAGGTTAAACATATCGGTAATTTGTTTATGTACGTTCACGAGAGACAATTGAAATGTGCAGAAAATTCTTTTTCCGAACTTCTTGCATCTTTCTGGTTTATGATGGTttctaaatgtttttttttttgtgggtaccCAAGAATCTGTTCATGATTTCTTTCAAAAGAAGCAATTGCTGAGGCTCATTCTTGCCCTGTGGTTTCTTTTCTAGATCCCccccacccccttggccattttaATGGTGTACTTACTTTAAAGATCAGACATCAGATTTTTACTGGCCATGACTAATTATTGGATCCCTCCTTTAAGCATatgatttttacatatatattttttaatataaatcgGCATATGTCTTTAGAGCATATGATTCTTACATGTTCTAGGAATGGATGTCAATTTAATAGGTTGGGTTAAAGAAAAACTTCATCCACTCATCTTATTCTTGCAAGTTTAGACGTCTCAATCTTTACATTGCATTGTACAGGAATTTAAGTAGAGTTTTGAGTTCTCTCTGGTTTTTCACGCCATTAATGCTATCGACTGCTCAAAGAAATATTTGGTTATTGCCAACTCACAATgacattttaaatttgaagattCTTATTCATGGAATTTGGTGAGTTGGTGATGACAAGAAACCCATTCAAATTTACCTAATATTCCTAGTATCGCTCAACTGAATTTGGTAATTCTGATCTTTCGAGGTGCATGCAGCTTCCTTATGCTTAAGACTTCACATTTGATTGTGGACCCAttggcatttttctttctttctttctttaatacCACTATAATATATACTATCATTTTGTCAATAATTAATTTGCATGATTAACATTAGCTTAGTGTCACTTGGTTGCATTGTCATATAATAGCAATTGATTGATTCTTCCAAAGCCTCAACGCAGAATCTGAATGGTTCTTGGCTTTTATCAGCTGCAACATCCAATCAAGTATGAAAGAACATGCACTTCCATTACCAAGATCATCAAAATGAACTTTGTTATGAGTGGGTGTTCTCCAATTTCTTTATGTCTAATTTTTTGGTCATTCACATACAACCTTGTCACAACGGCTCTTCCTTGGATACAGGTTGTCAGCGGCGCAACAAATTGAAAATGAAgttataaaaaagaataaaaatttcttataaataggGTTGGAAgaagtttatttaatttagtttattaaactaacatatatttttagaacATGTTTAGAAGCATTTTTAATTCTTACATGTACTTTTAACAAAGCATAtaattttcacatatattttctaaattacaTATGAGAATCATAtgacaaatataatttaataaagttgattggaaaaattttatattacCTAGCATGGTTAGGTAAAGTTAGAGGGAAAATAAGGTTTTGAAGGTATGACTTTGCATGAGTTACTCCTATGCATACCCTAAAGCATAAGTGCTTATGTAGCTTATATATGTTTGGTTGAACATATACCTCACTTTattcaaaacaaataatattattatactattaatataatattacgCCACCCTTTTGGTGCCTCAAAGTCTCAAACTatgtcttttcaaaaaaaaaaaaaaaaaaaaaaaaaaaaaaatctcaaactaTGTTATAGAAGTTTGTAATTTGTGGGAGTTTAATGGCGAACGTTTATGAATAaattattcttaattatttcttgAAAATCTCATGATGGGAAAGGATAATGAGATGATCttattgaatttatttattttttacatatccgtttaaggaaaaaagagaagaatgatTCAATCTAGTGATTTTTACTTTATGAGGTGTGATTGAGCTACAAGCCCTTAAGAACTATTGACATTAAGCATGAGCAATTGATCATATCATttatttcaaaccaaaataTCTTCAACTATCAACCATCTACATTAAAAtcaataaagagtaatgttatatgcaACACATCCCACCGTCGTCCATTAAGTCTAAATAGCATTGTTAATTCACCtttaacttaattttaattaaaaaaatcaaaggtaaACTGACAAACCTATGTCAACATGGTAAAATAACGATGAAATGTGAGTATGCTATATAGACTTTCTCATCAATAATATGCATAATTTAggatgagtaatgttatttagagTGTATTTGACCTTGCAATTTCATAgggaaaaaatgtaattttaaacaaaatcgcagAAAATAGAcagttatattattattatacaactGAGATGATGTGACCATTAGAATTGGTCTTTAAATTAATAAGGgtcacaaaaaaaatcaacttttaaatgATTTGGGAAtacaaaatagttttttttttttttttagaaaaaaaaaaggaggagaaaatttGGTCTGTAGGACTGTGCTTGCTGCTTACACAGAAATTGGGCGTCCACGTGAGATACAAAATTTGGTCTCGTTACCGTTCGTGACATTGCAAGTTAGGAAAAGGGTCactgtttaaaataaaaagatctcaAAAGCTGTCCATTTCCATGGCCACAAGAAGATTGGAAGAAGGCAAAGAATGGAGTCATTGACCACAGATTTAGAAGACTTTGAATACTCCGAAACGGCCTCGTTCGTGGGAACTTGTTTGATCTCTTCTTCTgacttttaatattaatattagagCCTTCTcgggcttcttcttcttcttcttcttcctttgctTGGATTTCTAAACCAGAAGCTACTGAAAAAGAGGATGACCCTGATCAGTTTCTGAGCCAAGTAAGACGACCCATcaaggttttattttgtttttttattttttgattgtttcttttggtTTCTGACTGATTTGGAGCTGAGCAAGATGAatattttagttgattttagagatttgtgggttttttttgtcCTGCTGAATACTAGCTTTTAGagattgtgtgtgtgtgtgggggacATCACTGTGattcttcttgcttttcctAGTGTTGTGCTTCAGCCTTGGTATCAAGGTATTGGACtgaattttattctatttttggATAGACCCAGATGGGTatatttgttgatgattttcATTGCTAGAAACTGGAATTCCCATTTCAAATacatatcctttttttttttagtgtttctcttttgtatttagtTTTCAGTTCCAGAATGCTTTGACTTGTTTGTTATACTAAGCCAATTCAATCTGCTGTTCTTTTATTCTTTGGTAATTCTGGTTGCAGAATATCCGAGTGAGAATTTGATGAAATCTTTATGTCCGCGAGGCAATTCAAGTTGTTCAGTGGGCTATTAATTCCTCATAGCGAGCCGAATTGACGTATTGATTTGTCTGGGGAAGGCCCAAGTGAAGAAATTCTAATTGTGTCTTAGATCTTTGAAGATGGCCGGGGTACAAGATCAATTAGAGATCAAGTTTAGGTTGACTGATGGATCAGATATTGGCCCCAAAAGCTTTCCCGTTGCAGCAAGTGTTGCAACCTTGAAGGAAAGTATTCTTGCTCAGTGGCCCAAAGGTTGGTTatcttgtttctttcttctttttgtttgatttcatTCCATAGTTATCACCGTTGGCAAGCTTTCAGCTTTTCATAGTTCTTTATTGGGAAACATATTGTGGCAACTATGAAAATTGTGGTTATGCTTTTGAGTGGGATCTGAATATCTATTGTTATAATGGTTAAGAAGCTTTGCTTTGTTTTGTGTTCCATCTGTCCGAGTTCCAGGATTGGAATGTAGGAAGGTATTCAATTCTTCCATAGTGCATCAAATTGCCTTTTAATTCACAGACCATCTTTTGGAGTCGAGCTATAACATACAATTTCACAATCACCGCAGTCGCGACAGACTGCTGAAGGTAGTGTCCCTATGCAATATCCTACCATCGATTCTATGTTGTGTCCTCTCAAGGCTACTACTTAGACTTACTGGAGAGCACATTATGGACTTGTTCCGACTCCCGAGTGCTCTGGTTGACACACGATGGATACTTTCATTTACATGAAACATCTGTCCTACGGGTGTTAAAAGTGTATAGTGTAAAGTGgtataaatatgttatatttaATCCCATGTACTTActatcattgcattgaaggtgGCAATTATTGGAAATTTAAGTATTCGGTTTCTGAGAAACTTTAACTGCATGCACGGTAGGGAACTTGAAGGTGGCATAATGATATGAACCAACTAGCCTCATACATAGGAAGAGAATTCTTGTTAGTTATACTTTTAGATGTTCCGCCTGACATGCTCTTTCTCTATAACTTTTAGTGATTTTGTTGCGTTTTCTTGATTTAGTGCCTTCCTCAAAAAGATTAAGCTTTATGACATAGAAATAAGAACCAATGGGAGCAGCTAGTTGTTTTTTCGTATTTAAGTTAAGTTGGTCTGAAATGCACTGGCAGTTCCTGGAAAATGCAGGGTTTATGCCAGCTGCCCACTGTAGCTGTTAATTACACATTGGGTAATGATCAAGAAGATGCAGATTTCCTGTTGACAGGCCTTATTTTGATGGCAATAAAAAGACAAATCATACTTGGGTAATGGTCACTAAGTTTTCACTGGAAATTTCATTTGATAAATGAGATAATGAGAACATCAATTTTAAGCATGGTCCAAGAGCACTTGATAGCATGAGTTAGTAACACTAAAATTGACAGTCTTTAGGTCTCAGATTCCATTATCTTTTATGTCTGCTCTTTCTTGGTTATTATGTGTAACATAACCTCTTCTTTTGAACTTTGTTCTTATATGAGCTGGAAATTCCTTGCTATCTAATGTTGTCCAAGATATTTAAACATGATATTCTGATTTTTTTAGAGAAGGAGAATGGTCCAAGGACAGTGAAAGacgtcaagttaataagtgcagGAAAAATATTGGAGAACAACAGAACACTGGGGGAGTGCCGGAGCCCATTGTGTGACATCCCTGGCGGAGTTACGACTATGCATGTTGTTGTTCAACAGCCTTCTTCGGAGAAAGGTAAAGAGTTCCTGAGACATTCCAAAAATAATTTCAGATTCTTACAATGGCAGACATATTATTCCTTTGCCTCTTAGGTTGCTTTGTTGGAGATAGAAACATATTCttctgttttggtttttttctttttggttatcACTTTAACTGCTCCATTCTACTGATTCCATATTTTAATATGATCATAAATATTTATGGTTATATCAGTCAATGCACTTCAATTACTGCGACTTCTTAAACAAAGGCCAATTATGTATATCCATCTACCCAACTGCTCTGGCCCTTTCCCCAACTTCAAGAGTTTATTCTGTTTTAGTACTTCTACCTGTTTGATAAAATGTGTATCTTCCTCTAATTGAACAGAAAAGAAAGGAGCAAACAAACCAGAGCAGAGCAAGTGCATGTGTGTTATATTATGATTTGCAGTTTGAATGGTGGAGgttatattattattaggtgGGTATGGataattctttcttcttctttttttctttttcttttttggttggtAGGATTATACTATTACTAATATCATTCAGGCTCTTAAGTGTTTCCCCCTTTTTTGGGTGTGTGTTTCCCATTTCAACTACAGGTAAAGATTGTTGGAGGTGGTAAGATAATGAGAGTTGGTGGCTTGCTGATTGATGCGGAATTATGCACATTTATCATGAGTCATGTTTCTTTGCAGGTTAATGATTTCCTCATATGGCTTTTGCCTTTCCATGCATTTGGTATATTttgttcattgtgaaatatatggGTTATGTTATAATGAAATCACATCTCCATGGCATATTTAGTTACCTTACGCATTTTGCTCAGAATATTACATTTTAAGTTTGTTTCACCTCATTAACAGTTTCAAATTATGACTTGGTATTGTAACTTGATGTTTGAGGCCattcatcaaagaaagaaaaaaaaaatcatcaaaatttcATGTTTGAGCCCATATTTTGCCCTAATGAAAAGAGATAGAGCTTTTGACTGACTTGATACAGGATGATCATCATTGTGTACTTCacccaaataacaaaaagaagcatTTTCCTTACATTGTTTGGGTGTATTCTCCCAGCTGTCTTCCTCCAAAAATTCTCTTCTGTGATTCTGTAAAGGATCTCCTTGATCCTCTGTTTGGCTTCATTcgaatgttgaaaaaataaaaataaaaattactaaaagGTCGTTTGGATGTCAGAAGGAAAAACTGATCTTTCACATAAGAATTGATATTAGTTTATCATCTTTTAAATGTGAGATGctctttcttaatttattttctctgaATTCTGAAGGATGACCTCATCCTCAAATAAACCAAGTGGTTGTTTTGTTTGAAGATCAAAAGGCATatccttaaaataaattttaaatccCACAAAATTCTAGCTAGACTTTGGACCATGTAAGAAATTTTTAAAGGGATGAAGAGGCAGATCTGAGAAATCTAGGCTCTTTGTCTGCCTGCCCAATGCAAAATTTTGTGATCAGCCACGTGGTATGCAATGAGCAGTTCTAGGAATTCTAGGTGTTGAATTTTCTCAGAGATTGTTGGAGGATAAAAGGAGGGGATAAAGTTTTCTCATGTGTAattcttctttctcattttattaaactaacatgcGTTACAAATGCCCGTGATTTTCGTATGCACGTAAGAATTATATGTTCGGTTAAAATGTACGTGAGAATTACATGTAATTTTGGACACATGTAAGTTTAATAAACTGGGTTAAAAGAACTTACGGAAAAACTTTATCCAAGGAAGGGTgccggtataaaatttttaattcgacaaatttctaacaattacAAATTTTAGAAAGGGATGCTTGGAGCAGATCTGAAAACTCTATATTCTGTCTTCCCAAAGCAAAATTCTGAGGCAGCTGTAAAGCTAACATAATGAGCAATGCTAGGAATTTTAAGGTCAAATTTTCTTTGAGCTTCCACTTTTATGCATAGGCAGATACACTTTGCCCCTTAGAATTGCCTGCAAATGATTTATTATGAaagttttttgtcataaaaaataataataataataattttatatcgATCCAAAGTGAAATAGAGAATAACCATTTTATGAGTAAGATTTTATTTCGCATATATAACGGGGTACATAATACCACGttatttacaaatatttttaaaatggagATATCTGTTCATCACAATTATATTCCTACAACAATCAACCAGATTGCTTTATTAGAATTTAAATCTTGGACTTTTCTGCAATATCTTCTCCACTTGGATCATAACCCTTTtcaatcaaatttgaaaaattcccttgaaatgatcaaaataatgataaaagtGTTTAAAGTAAAAGGTCATCATGCCACGTAAtaaccaaaagaataaaaatattcatgaTAAGAAAATAAGTAGGTATCAAGTTGCAATCAAGCAAAAGTGTTGagctaattaaaaaataatcgAAAGGAGTATAGTCATTAAGAAAACCACGTTAACTTATACATTTGCTATTTACACGgtgttaaaaattacaaaagaagaCCCATTAATAGGTAATTGTGATAGTCAATGATATCAATTATAATGAAATAGAGAAATGGTAAATCTccaattattttataactgTTGATACGTGTTAATACGTGGTGGGAATGTACAAATGGTTTTGTTTAGTAGATAGTGTCAaaagttgtaaaataattatatgtgtagcattactcaatgaAATATCTAATGCAAGATCTTGTGAATTGTAGTACAAAAACATGAACGGCTAGTACtataaattatttcatttgcCTCCGCTCAATCACTCGATCGAAGTCCCTACAATTCTTAAGATCCATATAGTTATGAATGGTCTAAATCTTTCCAGCTaagcttttaaagaaaaaaaatatatgttggGGTAGTTCGGACTCTTCAGAGTGGTCGACCACCATTTGGGGGTGAGGCTGTGATTGCAATACTCCCAAGCACCTTTTGAGCTATCAAGATGGTCACCAAAGCCATCCGAGATAGTTGGAGTAATCCAGTTGCACGCATTGAATTCAAGATTACTTATTAAATTATATGAGAGTTGCCTCCGATCACTAAATCCCGTACACttacaatataattttttttttttttttgttgacataaATTAcccaaatttaattgaattttaaactATGTGTATTAAAATACACGAAATATTCATGGGACTATACAAATTTGCGTAGAAATAGAGTATAGGAGGTCCTGGTGAGTCAAGAGCGTAGGTGGGGGCCCCAATAAGAGAGATCCTTTCTCTGTCATATCCAAACTCCCCTACGTGGCAGATCCTACGAACCCTGCGCATCCCAACAAAGCTCGCGATGTTTCACGAACACTCGCGCTGGGTTTTACAGTTCTCACTTCTGAAACCTGCGAGAGCACTCTCGATTCTGGAACATTTGTCACATTCCCACGCAAAGcttccaccttttttttctttaaatcccCTCCAGGTCCTTCGCCACTGACATTTCTTTCATCCGGTTAATTCCCTAAGCTCCATCCGCCAGCGCTCCTGCTATGGCATCCTCAACGACGTCGTTCTCCGGGGTGAGTCTCGGTCTTTCGCGGTCGGTTCGGACCGATTGTTGCAATAGGAATGCTCTGTTCGCTCAGCCACCGCGGATGAGCTTCTTTCCTGCCAAACCCAGATCGCTAAAGGCCTTGAAACAGCTGCAACTGAGCAGAAACGGTGTGTTTCCAAAGGGGTTTCAGAGATTCGGTCGGCCTTCGCGGCAGCTTGTTATTCGCTGTGATGCTTCAAGTGGAAGGGTAAGCcttgtttattttcatttagctaaacaaaaaaaagattttggattgaatttttgttattatttgcaGCAATAGCATTGAGATAATGTTcgtttttgtttgttaattgaGTCACTTTCTTTCACTGATCAATGCTAACGTTTATTGGGGTAATTGGGCCACCTCCttttaatggtttttttctttgttgtacAGGTATGATTTGTTGTatacatgttttaattttaagtCATTGCTAGGAATAATTCTGGCTCTGACTGTATCTTAAAGGCTATGTTGGAAATTTTCTCGATTGCTTTGTTTATGctatttgcatatatatatatatatatatatatatatatattggtcacAAGAATGCTAAATCGAGTTTAGTTGAAGCATGGGTAAGTGATGTATTTGCTGTAATTTGATTAATGTTTGGTTTTGATATAATGATAGATAACCCAACAAGAGTTTACGGATTTGGCATGGCAAGGGATTGTTTCATCGCCAGAAGTTGCGAAAGAGAACAAGCATCAAATAGTGGAGACAGAGCATTTGATGAAGGCCCTGTTAGAACAGAAGAACGGGCTTGCTCGACGGATTTTCTCCAAGGTTGGAGTTGACAATACCCGCCTTCTAGAGGCCACTGATAAGTTCATCCAACGCCAACCAAAGGTAATTCCTAAAATATCATAGTTTTGCATCTCTTGATATACTTTGGCGTCTGGCTGTGACTCTAACTAATGAATTCGGTGAACTTATGCTTTGACATTCATGTTGATTGGCTATAAATTCTGTTACTAGTTTTGGTTCTTCTGTTGGTGAAAGCGTTTCCATCTTGGAAATGGGTGTACTTGCTCACTTTTGATTATCAAACTTTAGTAGTAGATGCATTTCATGTGCACACTGTTTGAAGACTCAGATATTGTTTGGACACCAAAAGGCTTATATTTTCCAAATTCATATTGACCACAGCCCTCATATGAATAAGTACAGACATGATATACAAAAGATTCAGCACATGCTAGCATGATAGTGTCCATTGGATCTTTTTATTGTCCATGGTCTTTATGCTGAGAAGGTAATAGGCTTATTTCTGTCTCTGTTCAATTGCAATAGGTTCTTGGTGAATCAGCTGGTTCAATGTTAGGACGTGATTTGGAAGCCTTGGTTCAGCGAGCCAGGGAATACAAGAAGGAGTATGGGGACTCATTTATTTCTGTTGAGCATTTGGTTCTTGGTTTCGTACAAGATCAACGATTTGGGAAGCAATTATTTAGAGATTTTCAAATATCACTGCAAACTTTAAAATCTGCAATAGAAGCTATAAGGGGACACCAATCAGTTATCGACCAAGGTTAAATaatgttcttctttctttctttccttttattttatttaaaattttcatttagaaACGTGTATACGTGCATGTGTTTTTGTGTGTGCATGCATGCAAGTGATTCAAGGCGAAGCtaggaaaacaataaaagaactttaaaaactcttttgCATTTTTCGATAATTTTTAGACtgcagtgtgtgtgtgtgtgtgtgtttttgctAGTGTGTGCGTGCACGCAAGTGATTGAAATCGAAGCTAGGAAAACCATAGTAGAACTAAAAAAGCCTTTTTGCATACCACGCATAGTTACATTGATTATTGTGCATGATGCAATTTGTCTGCCTTTTTGTGGTCTCTTCAACATTTTGGTGGATTTTGTTATGTCCAGGCTAGTAGGCCGTGAATTGAGTTGGAACCACTAGAtgattcaaaatattttcttgttgtttgcTGAAAAAGTTCAGTTTGTATGCATTTATACTATATTGTAATGTTTTCatctgttttttgtttattttttaattttgtgtttgggaaaaaagaaagtcaTTGTTTGATTTATCTTGGTGGAAGAAGGATCTTTTCCATGTTTGATTCTTTTCTAATATCTTTATGTATCGAACCTTCAGAGTGTATTTGGTGCTTTGataatctttttatttcatGTACTTAACATagttatgcaaaaaaaaaaaaattgtgcttaaTGCTTAAGCGAGGTACACATTGAATTTACTACAGATCCCGAGGGGAAGTATGAAGCACTGGAAAAATATGGAAAAGATTTGACAGCCATGGCAAAAGCAGGAAAGCTTGACCCAGTGATAGGAAGAGATGATGAAATACGCAGGTGCATCCAGATTCTTTCCAGGAGAACAAAGAA
This window of the Corylus avellana chromosome ca5, CavTom2PMs-1.0 genome carries:
- the LOC132181463 gene encoding membrane-anchored ubiquitin-fold protein 2 is translated as MAGVQDQLEIKFRLTDGSDIGPKSFPVAASVATLKESILAQWPKEKENGPRTVKDVKLISAGKILENNRTLGECRSPLCDIPGGVTTMHVVVQQPSSEKEKKGANKPEQSKCMCVIL